The Melopsittacus undulatus isolate bMelUnd1 chromosome 9, bMelUnd1.mat.Z, whole genome shotgun sequence genomic interval GCTGCCTGAGGTCTGAAAAAATGTAAGATTGTGTCTGAGCTTCAGTGATCCTTCACTCGTAGGAGAGGTCATCTTTTGCATTTTGTATTGAAGCTATTGCCTATTTACTTGTGGGTAAGAACAGGTGATTTGCTCCTCATGCCTAGTGAGTGGATAAATATAGCCCTCTACCTGAGTGCTGCCTTGAAGACTTTCAacccattttctcttttttcttactCTCTAGAAGCTTTATCCTTGTATAAAGAGTCAGTGCAGTCTAGGGTCCTTGCCCAAGAATACTTAACCCCACTTAAAAACCTTGCTTCAGGTGCTGTCTGGGCCTTCAGTGACACAGAAGGATTGTGCCAGACTTTGCAGGAGAGGCCTGGAAGCAGAGGACTATGAAGCACTATGTTTTGATTCGGGGAGCTGTATGGTCAGATATAAGATGAAGACAGTACTCTTCATTCTAGTGTCCTGTATAATTGTATAATCAGGATCTTCAGGCCATTCACAGTAGTTTCATGACAATGTATCTCACTGAGCAGTCAGTGCAATTCCCTCTCTATTACATCATCATAATGAGAGAAGAAATAGTTCTCTTAGCTTAACTTCTTGCATCATACTCTGGAAGATAATGTTTATTCTTGACATTTGAAGGTATCTTAGGATGCTGTCCTTGAAGcctgtgctttccttttcactgcATTCTTGTTGTGTCTGTTTGTGCTTTAAGTTTTATGCTCTGCCAAATTTTAGCCTGGACCGACAGCAGAGAAATGAGCATAATAATGAAAGTGCTGACAAACCCTTAGCTGTAATGACGTGAATGGTGCAGCTATCATTTCAGTTTCCTGTGTTCTTTACTTTAAATCTTTAATgctattttctccttttatccTGTCTTGAGCAGTGGGATTACTCAAGTGGTTTATGACTTAGAAGTTGTGCAGTTAAGTGAGTTGTTCAGTGGGGTGGAAGGATTCCTCTCTGGGGGCCACCTTGTTCATTTAAGAGGTGTGGAAAAGTCTAAGGTTTAAGGAGGAAGACTGCTGTTAGCAAAATGCTTGATATTGCATTGCCATTCCAGCACTGCCATCAACTTTGCCCACTGTGACCACTCACTCTAATGACACCTTATTTTATGTACCTCTGTTTGAGGTAAGGTCAGTGTCCTCTAAGGTGGAAGAAATGGGGCATTTTGCATTGTaaggagaaaagagcaaagcCCTAAGCGTGAGGAAATTTAGCTTGTAGTAAGGAATTGGTAGTTGATGATGTTGGCATTAATATTTTAGGCTGTAAATCACTTGAAACAGGATGCCTGCATTCCTATGTGTATGGATGCTGTCCAAAACATTTTTGACATTAGCACAGCACAAATAATGCATGGACTAGATATGAACCTGTACTGAAGTGCCCACTCGCTGTCCGCATGTACCTGATGTTGCAACAGTAAAAGAAAGGACCTGGTGGAGTTTCCCATGAatttcagtgaaagcagaaacaaatttTCAAGAGGCCTTTTGGATTAGATctctagatttttttaaatggcaaatgTCTTTTCATCTGGAATATGCTCTGCCATTTTATCCTAGACAAGGATGGGACTCCGAGAACTGCCTCTGTCTGACAATGTGAGCCTAATTCCAGTAGGATTCAGTGACTGTGTGGGTGGCTGTGTGTCTCTTGCTGCACCATGTGACCAGGTAATGCTGAAGAAGAGAGGAACTATAATCCCTTTAGCTCCACCATGTATCTTCCCATGGTGAGTGAGATTAACACTGTATCACtttgaacaaaataaatacagtatgcatatattaaaaaagataaaacaagatGTATGTGCAGAGGGATGTTCACAGTTTATAGATATCAACTGACAGGCTCATGAAGCTCAGCCCCATTTCCCCACTGGGGAAATTAAATTCTCATCTTTGGACATGAAGAAGATTTGACTGGGCAAGCCCATGAGGACCCTGCTCTAGGCTgatcctgctctgagcagagagCGGATTGGACCAGGTGACCTTCAGAGATCCTTCCCAGATGATATTGTTCTGTGAATCTGCTCTATTAAAACCAAGATTAGTTGTGAAATCATCGTCCTTTTTGTTGTGAATCTGACTAAACTTCTGAACCAGTGGGCACTTAGACCTGCCTAGAGGGAGATTAATATCTGTCAGGATCACTGATGGAAGACCCTTTAAGTGTGCTATACCAGCAACAGATTATCTCATTGCTGTCAGAAAAGTTAGGCTACAGATTTGTTCTCCTGTGCTCCCCTGTCACTATGagatctgtatttctttcattagTATGATCTTTGAATCAAAATGTTTATTCCTCAAGAATTCACCTGCTTTGTCTGAAATCACCccacttttcctttgctttactGTGTGGAAATTATGTTGATTCATAGGGAAGAGATTACTGTGCATTGTATCTTCCTTTgctctcatttccttttctgcttttcacataTGTTATtgtcgacgcaggagtcacggacaacgtGGAGACGATCAttgtgatcaagcgattgccaaagtttattagatatagtgctcttcttatacccttacacccttaggtttcttatgtaacagccttggatactgagctctaattggttagtctagaggttgctatcgtttacagagctaatgtttataacttgttataattgcgattaaataccttactctaaaaatacagtgggaaactacaaccttggcagggatcattctctgcacgttttcagtggaaaattacagaggcctaacaagacaattgtccttgcttatgcctgccaaaaatcttcttattttacattaataaggctcagggtatcaggatcgctcactacgtggccttggctctttcaGAATTCCCACAGctactgacagaaaaaaagaaaccaacaaccaaaacctCAAATCCCAAATGTTTTTGATGATGAAACTCATCCACCAGTGCAGGGCACGCTGTCCAGGCCGATGAGGAACTTCTCGAAGTTCCAGGAGATGTCGTTGCGGCACACTGGGGACCAGATGATGTACTGCGGGTTGGTCATCAGGGAGGAGGGGTCATCATGCGGGAAGGGTAGCGCCTCTTTCAGGAAGGTGAAGAGGGGGTGCGCGTTCTTCCCGTTGACCTCGCACTTCTCGAACATGATGAAGTTGGGCTTGTACCCCTTCCCGGGACGGACATGCTCTAGCGACAACAGGATCTCCTCGTTCGTCGCATTTTCCTaggggaaacaaaagcaaaagcgCCCGAGCGAAGCCCGTGAGAACCCCGTCGGACGGGCGGCTCCCCCCGCTCCCCAGCCCCGCTGCCGGCCCTACCTGATGCCCGAACTGGTTGCAGGGGAAGGCGAGGACCTGCAGCCCGCGAGACCCGTACCGCTGCTGCAGGTCTCTGAGCTGAAGGAAGTCGCGGGTGGTGGTGCCTCAAAGCGACGCCACGTTCACCACCAGCAACACCTTTCCGTGCAGCGAGCCGAGCGACAGCGGCTCCGCTGAGCCCAGCGGCCGCGCAGACAGAGCCCCGAGCCCCGCCGCGACCGCACGCTCTCCGGCTCCCGTCGCCGCCATGGCCAGCACTGCAGGCGGGCGGGCCCTCCAGCCGCTCCCCGCTCCTCGTCTCTCCGCTCCGGACCGCCCCGGCCGCGGGGACGGGGGGTTCAGGCAAGGGGACCGCCCGCCTTCAGCTCAGCTTCTCGGGcaggctgggagctgtgctCGTCAGTTCGCAGCTCGAATCGGCGGTGCCACCTGCCCGGGCACTACAGAAGGAAGTGCCAGCGCTGCTCAGAAGCGGTGCGAAATGAGCCCAACACGGCGTTCCCGGGAGCTCCCGCCGGGGAGGGACAAACCCTCCGGCACGGAGGCAGCACCGCGGAGCTCCAGAGGCCTCCCTCCATGCAGCCGGAGGAGGAACGGGGGCACAAAGAGGGGCCATGAATCCTCTTCTGCGAATTTTCCTTCAGCCCTCTGAGGCTGGTGAAGCCTCCCTTTGCTGCAGTGCCTACTTTACCCCATGCCTGGCTATTCTAGTTCGTGCTGGCCTGATCTAGGCTACTTTTTTATTGCACCCTTGTGAACCTCCAGTTCCTGTGGTGTGCTGCAGCACCAATAGTAGGAACCGTGGCAAGTGCCCTGAGAGATCGGAGCAGCTAGAAAACAGCTGTTGGGAGGAGCAGAGATGCATGACCCTTGTTTGCTGCCCAGTAGCCTGACAGTTACAGTGCAACCAGCCTGctcacccccccaccccctggGCACAGCAAGCCACAGTGGCTTGAAGAAGAGGAATTTCTCTTTGGGGTGCCCCAGAGGCGTCACCCTGCTGCCACTTCTGGCACTCGCACAAACTGGCACTGTCAGTCCTTGGGCTGGGCCTGGGGCTTCCATCTGGAGTAGGGAGTTCTGTGGCCCTGCCTATTTCAGGCCAGCATAGGGCAGGGATTTCCCTTCCTTTGTGAGCCAAGGTCTAGGGAAACCAAGGGACCTGAACTTCCTTGCTGGCTCAGAGCTACACCCTGTGCCTGGACATGTTCTGCTGAGCCATCTGGACTTGGatccagcagagccaggagctcCAGAGGGACTAGGTTGCCTCAAGGGACACCTTTTGAGATGTGTGACAAATGGCATCTAGGAGATCAGAAGATGACTGTTTAACAGCAACACCAGTAATTGCTAAGGccacaaaaccacattttctgGCTTCCTCTTGCATCTTCTCTCCACCTCTGGCACCGAACCCTCCCTTAGCCAAGGACTGCCTTTTGATTCCCAGCTTTTCCCCTGCCTTTCTCACAGCTCCTTGCCTGGTTGGGTCACTTTCCAGAAGCACTGAATTCCCATTTCTCATGTCTGGTCTGGCTCTCTGTGTTTAGCTCAGTTCCATGAGAACCCAAGTGGCTCCCAGAGGAGACAGACATGATGTACTGCGGGTTGGTCATCAATGAGGAGAGGTCATCATGTGGGAAGGGTAGCGCCTCTTCTCCTCGTAGTTTTCGTCTACTAACTCATTGAGTAGGCTAACTCCATGTAAATAGCACTCCTGTCTCCTAAGAGCCTAAAAGTCCTAGAACTTAAGGTACCTAATCCTTGCACAATCTATTTGAAATaggctttaaaacagaagacACTGGCTGAGACAAATCAGCAACGGAACAttggaaaaatgtttattttcaagattttcttcccttcaaaaTAGCTAAAACAAATCCACAACAGCCCATGACAACCAGGCTTCCTGAAAGAACATGAGGTGACTACAGTCTAGGAAATAAACTGGACGAAACAGCAGAAGTGTGTAGAACCTGCTTGTTTATATTCCCTGGGTGCGGTATCCAGGCCACGTACCATCTTCACTTTTCACTTCTATCACGACTATCTGAAAGATAGTTCAGATAATTAAGAAAGgtaactgaaaggctgctacaCATTTGGCAAAATCATTAACAAATCACACTTTCAATGTTTGCTCAAAGTActtaaaagcaactgaaaaaagaaaaaaacaaaaaccatagTAGAGAAAGCAGTACATGAGAATCAAAAGTTATGTCCCTTACCTGACCCTGACGGAGCCCTACATCTTGGACCGTTTTATCCAGTTTCTTAAGCCGCCCATAAGTGTGAGGCCCATACCTGCACCATAACCTAGCTGCCTTTGCATCCGGGATATTGAATacttttctaatttctttctcGATGGTACCTGTTCAGGAGGAAAACAACACCAAAATTCCTAAAACATGAGTGCTTTTGGGAAAAAACCTCACAAGCCAGACACTCAGCAAAGAGGTACATCACTGGTCCCTTCAGTCACACACTTGCCTGTCAAGCCCTCAAACTAATAATGTTCAGAACACACTGAGAAATTTCTGCCCAAAGGCCAGATGCTGTGAAGCAGTCATCATTTGAAGGTTCAAGAAGGAAGTGTTCTCAGTTACTACTGGCAGGTCAGACatcagcaaacaaacaaaagaagtatCTTTATGAAAATATGACAGCTGACAGTCAGTATTTTTAtacaagaaaacacagcaaagacacagagagagagagaaggagagattGGCCAAATTTCAGGGAGAAGTGTAGAAGAGCCACTAAGATGTCTAAAACAGTCACACACTAGGAAGAAGGAATCATAGGAGAACCAGAGACAGAACTGCTGTACATGACTGACGCGGATGTTTCTTAAGGACATAAGTTAGCTAGAAACGTATTCCTCAAAGCTCTTAATCACAACTCCCTGTGTCACGTACAGAATCACTATGGCTGAAAGAAACTCAGGAGGTTCTTCATTGAAACACTCAAGGCAGGGTCAACAGTGAATtcagatcaggctgctcagggcttaTCCAACCGAGCATTCAAAAATTGCAAGGTAGGAGATTCCCCCACCCTTCTGGGCCCTATTCCAATGTCTAGCTGGGCTAATACACAAAACAATTGTATTAGTTGGAATCTGTCCTGTTTCAATTTATCACTATTGTCGGTTGTTTTGGTGCTTTGTGACTCAGTAGATAGCCTGACTCCAGGTTCCCAGTAACTTCCTCACAGGTGCTATTAGGACCCTCAAAGCTGTCTCCTTTTCAGGCTAAACGTAGCTCCCTCAGTCTCTTCTCAGACATCACATGATGCAACTCTGACTACCTGTTGGTACTCATTACATTTGCTCCAGTTTATCAACACTGTTTGTGTTCTGGATGGCACAAAATATCTCTTGAGGTAGCCTCAGAGCACAGCTTCACACATCAGAGAACTACTTACCAATAGTATCTGCCTGGCTGAAGTGCCGGCTGATTAAATTGTCAAAatcaccacacacacacaacttcAGCTCAAGAAGATAAACTTCAACCTCTAAGTGTTTTGAAAACCGACCATATTCCACTACCTGCAAATAGAAGGCAGATGTGATAAACAAAACAGTTATAATACTGAGCAGTGCTCTGCAAGGTACACTTGCCTAAGTATTTTAAGTTATAAGTCTTGCAAGTCAAGCCATAAACTGAACACTGACTTGCTTCCAAGTCACAACCTCTGTCAGCTTGTtttgaaggttttattttctaaaacttAAGAAACAGTCACACTGATTGACAACATTCCAGAAGCACTGACCAGCAAGAGAGGGATCTTACTTCCTTTCACCATTCCAGTGCTACACTTTCCTGGCCCTTACATTCCTTGAAGCAAGCCAACATAATGCTACTTACAACTTCAGCAATATTAATGATGGACATTTTATCAGCACTATTTACCTGGTGTAGTGACTAATGACTCGGTTTAGTCGGCTCAAAACCCTAAGACtaaaatacaaacaacaaaCACTTTTACCGAAAGCCAAGTGGCTGATACATTTCCAGAACCAAAACTTACAAATTTCACTTTCTGGAACAGAATTCTGGAAAACAAGAACTGCCTTAAACTCCAGAGGAAGTCCCTAAGCTGCCTGTAGTAAAACACAATCTATTCCAATGCCTCTTTCTGTCTGCAGAGAATGACAACTTTAATTTTTCAAGAAAGTGCAAACTACTGCATGCAACATAAAACCACTGCACTAGTTTGAACTGCACTGGTTCAAACACTAAGGCAAAAAGTTAACCAGAACAAGGTTCACGGCTCTTCCCACATATGACCCCTCAACTGAGAATCACTCAAAATTCAGGCATTTgaactgcagcactggaagaTTATTCTTTCAGACAACACGACAAAAGACTTTATGTTATTATCTCCACGGAGCTGCTGAGGATCCTGTCCTAACTCACAGCTAGCAAAATAAACACTAAGTTTGGTAGAGATCAGACAACAAAACCAGGCTGAAGAGAACTGGGCTCGCCCATACTTACTTTTCTCACAATAGGCTGCTGTCCTTCCATGCAGCCATACCACATCACCAGCTTATTCCAGCCTTCAGGTGGAACCAACACAAAATGTAGGGCACTAACGAGGCGTTCTTTTAAAGTTTGAGTTTCTGGATCTAAAAGGAGACAGTcatgaaaaaacacagcaccaaaCAGAATCCTTGATTCTCAAGACCTACACACACACTACCCACGACGCCGAGAAAAGCCAACACTCCCACGGGCAAACAGAAACCGCACCAGTCTCCTATTGACAAGGCCGGGCCGGCCGCTCGTACCCTCAGAACACACGGCTTCAAAAGCCAAACCGCGCCACCAGACGCGTGCACACACGAGTGCCTGACAGGAGCCCGGCCGCGGCCCTGGCCCAGCCCCCGCCCAGGGCCCGCTCCCCCGCACCGCCGGCCACCACTCACCGCTAAAGAGCCCCGAGTTGTCAACAGGCCCAGGGAAGCGGCTGGGATCACCAGCACCATCCCTTTCCCAGCTGTTGAAGCCTACGTATTTCTTCCACTTCCTAAACCAGCTCATGTCCACCAGGTACCTGCAACACATAGCACCGGGCTCAGCGGTCCCCCTCAGTGGTGGCCCGGCCCGCTCCGGTCCGGTCCAACAGGCCCCACCGCCCAGAGGGAAAGTGAACAGAGAGGAGGTCCGGCCAGCTGTGCTCACCAGGACTCCCCAGCCCTGAGATTTGTGGTCATCAGTGACCTCAACTCTTCCCGCTGCACCTCCACGTCCGGCCGCGCCCCACTGCTACCGCCGCTGCCACTGCCAGCTTCAGCCGTCGCCATTTCGGTGCGCGAGGTTGGGAGCTAGAAAATGTCTGCCTGGCTGCACCCGCCGCGTTCCCTCCGTCCCTCCGCGCGCCTTCTCCGGGGTGGGCGGGGCCACGCTCAGGGGCGCGGCGGGCGGTGGTGTGGGCGCTGAGGCGGTGACCGCCATCTTGTTGTTAAATGGCAGTGGCCCGTGCTGATGCTTCACGTCCCggtggctgcagcagaggctggctcagagcagccccagagcCCTTCCGGGCAGGTTTCTGCCACGAAAGCGGGTGGCACAAACGTTTGGTGTGTGTTGTGTTACTTCAGTGTTACCTGTTTCTCCCATTACTGACTTCATGGAGCCCTCTGGCCAGGGTGTTGGCTAGGGAAGGAGGCTTCAATTGTCACAGGAATAACGCTGTGAAGTACAAACTCACTCCACTAATCGAGTTAACAGGGTTTTATTGTGGGACAAagttaataaaacaaaagcagcagcgCTGGGCACCTGACCATAGCCAGGGGCATGCTGATAAGCGTTTGTTACAGGTTCATATACTTTCACTACTGCATTAGCCATATACATACTCATAATCCCCACGTGTAGGAAGGGAATATTATAACTAGCTCCAGGAACTTgtaagtctcctcctcttggcatctgcGCACTGTTCTCCggtgattgtgggcaggggtcttcaggatgaagtaagcagtcttcctcaggGTGCACTTTCGCCTTTGGCACAGTCggatgccccagtaatcacaaaacTGGCTGAAACCAGCCAGATCTGTAAGTTTCTGATAGCTGGCAAAGATTTAGAACAGTGGGATCTTCGTGCAAAATTTACTCCAAGCACAACAGGACAGGCAGACAAGATGTATCtcaagctagcagatgttcgGGAGGCACTGACTAACTGATAAGGATGGTGTGAAGTaattcattcatgtttagtggggccactcAATCCTGTTATGTtaccacagacttacaacacaaacattgtttttTATCTCTgacctaagttaagctaaaagtactttaaccCTACGTTTTCCAGGCACTACCTTTCCTCATATCAAGACCTCTCTCTCCCCCTTCTacctttacaaattcttttgccgtgtgactccattttgctcaagagttctgGCCATTTTCAACTTGTTGCCTAATCTTGTGTCTTTAACAAGCTTTGTTTCTGTCATTGCTAGCTCATACAGTTATAACCACATAGCAACACCTGTGATTTGTGAAAGCCagtacatttatgtgtttatcacagttccccccctttttcttaaTCTATTTGGCTTGAGCCATAATTTCCATTTCTGGCTTTTCTCATTCATTCATTGTTTTCAAAGATTAGTTTTGTCTCCTCAAACAAATCATCATGAGACCGAATATTTAACATTCTAATTTTTGGTTCTGTTCCCTCAGAAGTAACTATTTCAAATCGTAATTGCTCTATGGTCCTATGAACCATTCTACTCATCAGGGGAACAACAAAAGGTACAGCGAGTAGAACAATtattaacaaaacaaatccCAGCAGGATTCCTCTTAACCCCCCCAAGTTCCACCAGTTATCATTCCACCATTTTTCTGTATCCAAGTTAAACCCTTTCCGGGTTTGAAAGGGAACATGTGCgaccttttttgttttagtggTTATCTTTCCGATAGCTATTCCGTCGTCATCTATCTGTAAACAATAGTTGGATAGATTGAATTTCCCCCACA includes:
- the LOC101871842 gene encoding ubiquitin carboxyl-terminal hydrolase 4-like, with the protein product MATAEAGSGSGGSSGARPDVEVQREELRSLMTTNLRAGESWYLVDMSWFRKWKKYVGFNSWERDGAGDPSRFPGPVDNSGLFSDPETQTLKERLVSALHFVLVPPEGWNKLVMWYGCMEGQQPIVRKVVEYGRFSKHLEVEVYLLELKLCVCGDFDNLISRHFSQADTIGTIEKEIRKVFNIPDAKAARLWCRYGPHTYGRLKKLDKTVQDVGLRQGQIVVIEVKSEDGTWPGYRTQGI